The following is a genomic window from Chryseobacterium sp. StRB126.
GACTAAAAAAGGCCATGACAAGATCATTAGGAATCAGGATTGCTAAGGTAATCGCTGTGTTTTCTGTTTTTATTTTCAGTATTCTGATGCTGAAAACAATTTCTCAATATACCTCTTTTGATAAAACAGTAGGTTTTCTTGCCTTTAAACAACAGGTGGTTAATAATCCCTATTGGATGGCATTCTTTTATATCCATATCTTTTCAATAACACTTTGTCTTCTGGCTGGTTTAACGCAATTTTCACCACAATTCTTAAGGGAAAACAGAGGTTTTCATAAAATAATCGGCCGGATTTACGTTTACAATATTCTTATGATCAACGTCCCTGCATGTTTCGTATTGGGATTGTTTTCGAATGGCGGATTGATAGGGATTACAGGATTTCTGATTCAGGATATCCTTTGGGCTTATTTTACAGTAGTTGCTGTACTTTCTATTAAAAAGGGAAATATTATCAGACATAAAAACTTTATGATTTTAAGCTATGCCGTGACAACAACGGCTATTACTTTTAGAATCATTAAGAATCTGTTTTATGATGAAAAATTTTATGACTATGAGTTGTTCTACGGCATCAATGTATGGCTCGCTCTCATTATCAATCTTACGATCTCTTATTTTATTTTTAGTAAGAACCTGTCTGTACTATCTTTCAAACCTAACATTAGCAATGAAAATAGCAAAAGCAATAAAAAGGATGAGGAGAAACAAAACAATGAATATTAAAACATTAAACAATCCTTCATATTTACTTTTTTGGGTCCATCTTTTAAAAAAACGCATTAACAGGTAAGATATACCCGCAAAAACAGCTAAGATAAAAATGAAATAAAGTAATTCCCAGTTCATATTCATATCATTATTTTATGTAAAACTACTATTTTAAAATTAAGAAACAATAAGGAATCTTAAATAGGCAAAACCTAAGATCCGGAAAAATAATCTGTTGGTTTCTATAACCCGGATCAGAATTGCATCAAGATAAGCAATGGGTAATTATGAATTTCAAATAAGTATTAACATATCATCTGAAGCAAAGCATTTACAATGTATTTTACTTTCATAAAGAAAATTCTTCTTACTGATAAACAAATATTAATATTTCACAACGATGTTATTTATTTTTTTTTGTCAATTGTTTTTAGTTTAGTATATTTGTACAACTAAAACCCACAAGATGAAATATGAAAAAAAACAATTCCCTCCATCTAATTCCCAAATAGATAGAGTTTATTAGCTTTAACCTTATTATTAATTCAAAAAAGTTTTCAGTCTGAAATTATTCGTTAATTTTTTGATCAAAATTTATATGATAAAAGAGTGATGGATATAGTGTTTCTCTGAGACAATATACTTAAAAAATCATTTACGCTAAATTACTCACTATATTGTGATATAATTAATATCTGAAAAATCAAAAAGTAAATACAGCTTATAGTTTCTCAATAAAATCATTGGTATAACATTTATACTGATCATTAGTTCTTATACAATAACACAAGAAACCATTATAATAATTAAAAATACAAATTATGGAAAGTCAAGAAAAATTATTCAAAAAAGTTTACGAAATCCTTGCTGATATCACTGAATGTGATCCAAAAGAAATTCAGCCAAATACAAATCTTTTACATGATATGGGAATGACTTCCCTAATGGGACTTGAAGTCTTGGTAGAACTGGAAAGAAATTTTCAGGTTAGCCTTGATGAAGAGCTTTTGGCAAATATGACTACACCTAAAGATATTGTTACAGTATTAGAAGAAGAGTTGGCAAACTAACTTCCTTACTTTTTTACCAATAGTATATTAAAATATGCAAAGGTAGGGATCGAACTATTTTATATTAAAATCAACCTATTTAAACCAACACAAAGTATGATTGACAATCTCAATGTCGATGATATGGTGATTGGAGCAGGCCTCTGTGGCTTAATGTATGGTCTTACCGCCACTACAGAGGGACGCTCTGTCGTCATTAGCGAAGCACATCATAAAGTAGGTGGGTATGCTACCAATTTTTACAGAAACAAAAGAAAATTTGTGTTTGACTGCAGCCAGCACAAAGTGAGTGGTCTTAGAGAAAATGTAGGAAATCTATGGAATGCCCTCAGGAGATTGGAACTCCATACATTACTGGAAGAATTTCATCTGCATGAAGAAATCGGAACGGTAGTTTATAGAGGCAATTTTATCACAATTCCTTCAGAACCAGATGAGATTAAGGAAACTCTTATGATGTATTTTCCGGATGAAATATTGGGAATAGAACAACTATTCCAAGATATAGAATCACATGGATACCAGCATTATATGTTTTTCAGAAGACTGATGAATGAGTATACGATCAACAGAGATATCTTGAAAGAAAGCAGAGGGTTGTCAAAAATAACAGCGCGGGAATATTTTGAAACCATTTT
Proteins encoded in this region:
- a CDS encoding acyl carrier protein translates to MESQEKLFKKVYEILADITECDPKEIQPNTNLLHDMGMTSLMGLEVLVELERNFQVSLDEELLANMTTPKDIVTVLEEELAN
- a CDS encoding DUF2306 domain-containing protein; its protein translation is MTRSLGIRIAKVIAVFSVFIFSILMLKTISQYTSFDKTVGFLAFKQQVVNNPYWMAFFYIHIFSITLCLLAGLTQFSPQFLRENRGFHKIIGRIYVYNILMINVPACFVLGLFSNGGLIGITGFLIQDILWAYFTVVAVLSIKKGNIIRHKNFMILSYAVTTTAITFRIIKNLFYDEKFYDYELFYGINVWLALIINLTISYFIFSKNLSVLSFKPNISNENSKSNKKDEEKQNNEY